One genomic region from Mesorhizobium terrae encodes:
- a CDS encoding MerR family transcriptional regulator → MSEKMHTIGELSRLSGISVRRIRFYSDKGLLPPSTRTVSNYRIYSDTDVARLDLIRALREAGVSLAAIRKLLSRRLELKDVLAMRLDALEVEIASRRRVAAVLRATLRITEPTATDLRRLWTMTTLSQNQMRTMMERFYDKVGTSAEMGEGWKRQMIDAAMPELPDEPTSRQIDAWNEISAMIGDESFVSEIQAETAAMWNGEFDPGAYAEAANAILARVKAAIAAGVAPISPEGETIAREWLDRSAKAMRRQPDRAYLEWHLGQYRKHHARSTRYQELLAILRGEEPGQGPGNEWQWINEAMTPLLATAQN, encoded by the coding sequence ATGAGCGAGAAAATGCACACGATCGGCGAACTTTCGCGGCTGAGCGGCATCTCGGTGCGGCGCATCCGCTTCTATTCCGACAAGGGGCTGCTGCCGCCGTCCACCCGCACCGTCAGCAACTATCGCATCTACAGCGATACCGATGTCGCGCGCCTCGACCTGATCAGGGCCTTGCGGGAGGCCGGCGTCAGCCTGGCCGCCATCCGCAAGCTCCTGTCCCGGCGGCTCGAACTGAAAGATGTCCTGGCCATGCGCCTTGATGCCCTGGAAGTCGAAATCGCCTCCCGTCGCCGGGTCGCCGCCGTGTTGCGTGCCACGCTCAGGATCACGGAACCAACCGCAACCGACCTGAGGAGACTTTGGACGATGACGACCCTGTCCCAAAACCAGATGCGCACCATGATGGAGCGTTTCTACGACAAGGTGGGCACGAGCGCCGAGATGGGCGAAGGCTGGAAGCGCCAGATGATCGATGCCGCCATGCCCGAGCTGCCCGACGAGCCGACGTCCCGGCAGATCGACGCCTGGAACGAGATCAGCGCCATGATCGGCGACGAGAGCTTCGTTTCCGAGATACAGGCCGAGACGGCCGCTATGTGGAACGGTGAGTTCGACCCGGGCGCCTATGCCGAGGCTGCCAACGCCATTCTGGCCAGGGTGAAGGCCGCTATCGCCGCGGGCGTAGCCCCGATCTCGCCGGAGGGCGAAACGATCGCGCGCGAATGGCTGGACCGATCGGCGAAGGCAATGCGCAGGCAGCCGGACCGGGCCTATCTGGAATGGCATCTCGGCCAATACCGCAAGCATCATGCCCGCTCGACCCGGTATCAGGAACTGCTTGCCATATTGCGCGGTGAGGAACCCGGCCAAGGGCCCGGCAACGAGTGGCAATGGATCAACGAGGCGATGACACCGCTGCTGGCGACGGCGCAAAACTGA
- a CDS encoding LacI family DNA-binding transcriptional regulator yields MVNIKDVARRAGVSVGTVSRVMARNETVGAALREKVEATIREMNFKPNHVARGLRRRRTDMIGLVIPDITNPFFAELAKHVEAVAFHAGLSVLLSITNDDPKIEVAQIESLLKSRPTGLIVVPIQSGQSQSWRGDTATVVVDRRLQGHGLLSVDHHGGAALAAEHLIGLGHRHIAYIAGPADAPVSRARRAGFVEHLEAAGIKPEIIEGHFDYVSGEALGRQLLDRAPAKRPTAIATANDQQAIGLLRAASDLGIKVPDELSVIGFDDIPLAGLITPRLTTIGQPVEDIAKRAVAAAIAGSGVAAGEDELLSGVLVVRNSTAPVGRREAV; encoded by the coding sequence GTGGTCAACATCAAGGACGTCGCCCGGCGGGCGGGGGTTTCGGTCGGAACGGTCTCGCGCGTCATGGCCAGGAACGAGACGGTCGGCGCTGCCCTGCGCGAAAAGGTCGAGGCGACGATCCGCGAGATGAACTTCAAGCCGAACCATGTCGCGCGCGGCCTGCGCCGCCGCCGCACCGACATGATCGGCCTGGTGATCCCCGACATCACCAACCCCTTCTTCGCCGAACTCGCCAAGCATGTCGAAGCTGTCGCCTTCCATGCCGGCCTTTCGGTGCTGTTGTCGATCACCAATGACGATCCCAAGATCGAGGTGGCGCAGATCGAAAGCCTTTTGAAGAGCCGCCCCACCGGCCTGATCGTGGTGCCAATCCAGTCCGGCCAGTCGCAGAGCTGGCGCGGCGACACCGCCACAGTCGTCGTCGACAGGAGACTACAAGGACACGGCCTGCTTTCCGTCGACCATCATGGCGGCGCGGCGCTGGCGGCCGAACATCTGATCGGCCTCGGCCATCGCCACATCGCCTACATAGCCGGACCGGCCGACGCACCGGTTTCCAGGGCGCGCCGGGCGGGCTTCGTCGAGCATCTCGAGGCCGCCGGCATCAAGCCCGAGATCATCGAAGGCCATTTCGACTATGTCTCAGGCGAAGCGCTCGGCCGCCAGTTGCTCGACCGGGCGCCAGCGAAGCGGCCAACCGCCATCGCCACCGCCAACGACCAGCAGGCGATCGGCCTGCTGCGCGCCGCCTCCGATCTCGGCATCAAGGTGCCGGACGAGCTTTCCGTCATCGGCTTCGACGACATTCCGCTGGCCGGGCTGATCACGCCGCGCCTGACCACCATCGGTCAGCCGGTGGAGGACATCGCCAAACGCGCCGTCGCCGCGGCAATCGCCGGCAGCGGCGTTGCTGCCGGAGAAGACGAACTGCTCTCCGGCGTGCTTGTCGTGCGCAATTCCACGGCACCCGTCGGTCGGCGCGAAGCTGTATAA
- a CDS encoding ABC transporter permease: MDATDFGRPASSGLATTTKTVLREAGIGIALILLIVVFSLGTDHFLTASNVTNILTQVTINLVLSIGMTFVILIGGIDLSVGSVLAFAAVVAGTVMTLPGLDPTLAVVLATISSIAAGIVFGVLNGLISAWWSIPSFIVTLGTLNIARGAALQVTGASTIYSFPAGFNAFGSQTIYGVPVLFLIALVLVAVGWFVLTRTVFGRVLYGIGNNEEATRLAGHNVFFYKVAAFTICGAAVGIGAIIYMARLNIASPIIGIGFELNAIAAVIIGGTSLSGGRGSIIGTLLGACIIGVLANGLILLGLSDFMRQMITGFVIILAVILDKYRERLTKA; encoded by the coding sequence ATGGACGCCACTGACTTCGGCCGCCCGGCCTCAAGCGGTCTCGCCACCACGACCAAGACCGTGTTGCGCGAAGCCGGCATCGGCATCGCGCTCATCCTCTTGATCGTGGTGTTCTCGCTGGGAACGGACCATTTCCTGACGGCTTCGAACGTCACCAACATCTTGACCCAGGTGACCATCAATCTGGTGCTGTCGATCGGCATGACCTTCGTCATCCTGATCGGCGGCATCGATCTGTCCGTAGGGTCGGTGCTGGCCTTCGCCGCCGTCGTCGCCGGCACGGTGATGACCCTGCCCGGCCTCGATCCCACGCTTGCCGTGGTGCTGGCAACGATCAGCTCCATCGCCGCGGGCATCGTCTTCGGGGTGCTGAACGGCCTGATCAGCGCCTGGTGGAGCATCCCGTCCTTCATCGTCACCCTGGGCACGCTGAACATCGCGCGCGGCGCGGCCCTTCAGGTCACCGGCGCCTCGACCATCTATTCCTTCCCGGCCGGCTTCAACGCCTTCGGCTCGCAGACAATCTACGGCGTGCCGGTGCTGTTCCTGATCGCGCTTGTCCTGGTCGCGGTCGGCTGGTTCGTGCTGACCCGCACGGTGTTCGGCCGTGTTCTCTACGGCATCGGCAACAATGAGGAAGCGACCCGGCTCGCCGGCCACAACGTCTTTTTCTACAAGGTCGCCGCCTTCACCATTTGCGGCGCCGCCGTCGGCATCGGCGCCATCATCTATATGGCGCGGCTCAACATCGCGAGCCCGATCATCGGCATCGGCTTCGAGCTCAACGCCATCGCCGCCGTCATCATCGGCGGTACCAGCCTGAGCGGTGGCCGCGGCTCGATCATCGGCACCCTGCTCGGCGCCTGCATCATCGGCGTGCTGGCCAACGGTCTCATCCTGCTCGGCCTCAGCGACTTCATGCGGCAGATGATCACCGGTTTCGTCATTATCCTCGCAGTCATCCTTGACAAATATCGCGAAAGGCTAACCAAGGCCTGA
- a CDS encoding sugar ABC transporter ATP-binding protein produces the protein MANVTQNAARAATADMHPILELSDVRKRFGGVVALNGVSFTLRPGEVHALVGENGAGKSTLIKILCGIVKRDAGSITLDGTAYEPHSPADAKAHGIQVVHQEFNLLPYLSIAENICFEDIPRRRFGIVDYPEVYARARQALARIGLDDIDVRRPVETLGVAHRQLVEIARALMGESRILILDEPTATLTARETERLFTIVDGLRAKGVAIVFVSHHLSEVFANCDRVTVLRNGESVMTSDIADTSPEKLVSSMVGRQLAAQMAATRELDRGGGVALALKNLRHPASPNPDGISLDLHYGEILGIAGLVGAGRTELLRSIFAADLPMSGTLERDGRQRRYGSPKAAIRDGIGFLTEDRKEEGLILAMPIAANVSLANLRKVSHAGLLDRVAEARMTENLGKEIKLKYGKASDAASTLSGGNQQKVVLAKWLANDPKILLLDEPTRGVDVGAKAEIYALLRGLAEKGLALLVVSSELPELITLCDRILVMSKHRIVGEVLRPDFSEERILGFAYKDENNHGRH, from the coding sequence ATGGCAAATGTAACGCAGAATGCCGCACGCGCGGCAACGGCCGACATGCATCCCATCCTGGAGCTTTCGGACGTCCGCAAGCGCTTCGGCGGCGTCGTCGCCCTGAACGGCGTCTCCTTCACGCTACGGCCCGGCGAAGTCCATGCGCTGGTCGGCGAGAATGGCGCCGGCAAGTCGACGCTGATCAAGATCCTGTGCGGCATCGTCAAGCGCGACGCCGGTTCGATCACCTTGGACGGCACCGCCTACGAGCCGCATTCGCCGGCCGACGCCAAGGCACATGGCATCCAGGTCGTGCACCAGGAGTTCAATCTCCTTCCCTACCTCTCGATCGCGGAAAACATCTGCTTCGAGGACATTCCGCGCCGGCGTTTCGGCATTGTCGACTACCCCGAGGTCTACGCCAGGGCCCGGCAGGCGCTGGCGCGCATCGGCCTCGACGACATCGATGTGCGCCGGCCGGTGGAAACGCTCGGCGTCGCCCACCGCCAGCTGGTCGAAATCGCCCGCGCGCTGATGGGCGAAAGCCGCATCCTCATCCTCGACGAGCCGACCGCGACGCTGACCGCGCGCGAGACCGAACGGCTTTTCACCATTGTCGACGGCCTGCGCGCCAAGGGCGTGGCCATCGTCTTCGTGTCGCACCATCTCAGCGAGGTCTTCGCCAATTGCGACCGCGTCACCGTGTTGCGCAACGGCGAGTCGGTGATGACTTCCGACATTGCCGACACCTCGCCCGAAAAGCTTGTCAGTTCGATGGTCGGTCGCCAACTGGCCGCGCAAATGGCCGCGACGCGTGAGCTGGACCGCGGCGGCGGCGTGGCGCTGGCCTTGAAGAACCTGCGCCATCCCGCCTCCCCCAATCCTGACGGCATTTCGCTCGACCTGCATTATGGCGAGATCCTCGGCATCGCGGGCCTCGTCGGCGCCGGTCGCACCGAATTGCTGCGCTCCATCTTCGCCGCCGACCTGCCTATGTCCGGGACACTGGAACGCGACGGCCGGCAGCGCCGCTATGGCAGCCCGAAAGCCGCGATCCGCGACGGCATCGGCTTCCTGACCGAGGACCGCAAGGAAGAAGGCCTGATCCTGGCCATGCCCATCGCCGCCAATGTCAGCCTCGCCAATCTGCGCAAGGTCTCGCATGCCGGCCTGCTCGACAGGGTGGCCGAGGCACGGATGACCGAAAATCTCGGCAAGGAGATCAAGCTCAAATACGGCAAGGCTTCCGATGCCGCCTCGACACTGTCGGGCGGCAACCAGCAGAAGGTAGTTTTGGCCAAATGGCTGGCCAACGACCCGAAGATCCTGCTGCTCGACGAACCGACACGCGGTGTCGACGTCGGTGCCAAGGCGGAGATCTACGCCCTGCTACGCGGCCTTGCCGAGAAGGGGCTCGCCTTGCTCGTCGTCTCCTCGGAACTGCCGGAACTCATCACGCTCTGCGACCGCATCCTGGTCATGTCGAAACACCGCATCGTCGGCGAGGTTCTGCGTCCGGATTTCTCCGAAGAACGCATCCTCGGCTTCGCCTACAAGGACGAGAACAATCATGGACGCCACTGA
- a CDS encoding sugar ABC transporter substrate-binding protein has translation MPAASFAADKPVVGLVMKSLANEFFKNMLEGAKAHEAKRGDYKLKAVGMQSETDIETQINAVESFITEKVNAIVIAPADSRALVPPLKRAMEAGITVVNFDVALDEKAKKEAGVELAFVGPDNRAGAKMAGEALAKKLGEGGKVVIIEGNPGADNAAQRKLGFEDAIKDGKLKLLDSRTAHWETEEANSVFANMLTAHPDIQGVMAANDSMAVGVVKAIEAAGKTGKIEVIGFDNIPAVQPLLKEKKMLATVDQFGQQMAANAIDKALGVLAVGAPLKGWVKTDIKLVTSDDVK, from the coding sequence ATGCCCGCAGCCAGCTTCGCCGCCGACAAGCCCGTGGTTGGCCTGGTCATGAAATCGCTCGCCAACGAGTTCTTCAAGAACATGCTGGAAGGCGCCAAGGCCCATGAAGCCAAGCGTGGCGACTACAAGCTGAAGGCCGTCGGCATGCAGTCCGAGACCGACATCGAGACCCAGATCAACGCCGTCGAAAGCTTCATCACCGAAAAGGTCAACGCCATCGTCATCGCGCCGGCCGATTCCCGCGCGCTGGTGCCGCCGCTGAAGCGGGCCATGGAAGCCGGCATCACCGTCGTCAACTTCGACGTGGCGCTGGACGAAAAGGCCAAGAAAGAGGCCGGCGTCGAACTCGCCTTCGTCGGCCCGGACAACCGCGCCGGCGCCAAGATGGCCGGCGAAGCGCTGGCCAAGAAGCTCGGCGAAGGCGGCAAGGTCGTCATCATCGAGGGCAATCCCGGCGCCGACAACGCCGCTCAGCGCAAGCTCGGCTTCGAGGACGCGATCAAGGACGGCAAGCTGAAGCTGCTCGATTCCCGTACCGCCCATTGGGAGACGGAAGAAGCGAACTCCGTCTTCGCCAACATGCTCACCGCCCATCCCGATATCCAGGGCGTGATGGCGGCCAACGATTCCATGGCAGTCGGCGTCGTCAAGGCGATCGAGGCCGCCGGCAAGACCGGCAAGATCGAAGTCATCGGCTTCGACAACATCCCGGCCGTGCAGCCGCTGCTCAAGGAAAAGAAGATGCTGGCCACGGTCGACCAGTTCGGCCAGCAGATGGCGGCCAACGCCATCGACAAGGCGCTCGGCGTTCTGGCCGTCGGCGCCCCGCTCAAGGGCTGGGTCAAGACCGACATCAAGCTCGTCACCTCGGACGACGTGAAGTAA
- a CDS encoding SRPBCC family protein produces MSKTTFTAEPGKQEIVLTRTFNAPRERIFAVFTDPQAIPNWWGPAWLTTTIDKFEPRQGGIWRFVQRDKQGNEYGFHGVHHEATAPSRIVRTFEFEGMPGHVLLETVTFEEVGGSTRVVAQSVFQSVEARDGMVQSGAEAGAVESWDRLEALLSA; encoded by the coding sequence ATGTCCAAAACCACCTTTACCGCCGAGCCGGGCAAGCAGGAAATTGTCCTGACGCGAACATTCAACGCGCCGCGCGAGCGTATCTTTGCCGTTTTCACCGACCCGCAAGCGATCCCGAACTGGTGGGGTCCCGCCTGGCTGACGACGACGATCGACAAGTTCGAACCGAGGCAGGGCGGCATCTGGCGTTTCGTGCAGCGCGACAAGCAAGGCAACGAATACGGCTTCCATGGCGTGCATCATGAAGCCACCGCCCCTTCGCGCATCGTGCGCACCTTCGAATTCGAGGGCATGCCCGGCCATGTGCTGCTCGAGACCGTCACCTTCGAGGAAGTCGGCGGCAGCACCAGGGTCGTGGCGCAGTCGGTATTCCAGTCGGTCGAAGCGCGCGACGGCATGGTGCAGTCAGGAGCCGAAGCCGGCGCGGTCGAGAGCTGGGATCGCTTGGAAGCCCTGCTTTCAGCCTGA
- a CDS encoding ArsR/SmtB family transcription factor, producing the protein MDQLSLAFHALADPTRRAILMRLAKSDATVNELAEPFDLRLPTISKHLKVLQQASLVSQTREAQRRHCHLESGALKEVAEWVWNCRTHWEASFDRLDAFLNDIEAATKASKN; encoded by the coding sequence ATGGACCAACTCAGCCTCGCCTTCCATGCGCTCGCCGATCCGACACGCAGGGCCATCCTGATGCGGTTGGCCAAGAGCGATGCCACCGTCAACGAATTGGCGGAGCCGTTCGACCTTCGGCTGCCGACCATCTCGAAGCACCTGAAAGTGCTTCAGCAGGCCTCGCTGGTTTCGCAGACCCGCGAGGCGCAGCGCCGCCACTGTCACCTTGAGAGTGGGGCGCTGAAAGAAGTCGCCGAGTGGGTATGGAATTGCCGCACCCACTGGGAAGCAAGCTTCGATCGCCTCGACGCTTTCCTGAACGACATCGAAGCGGCGACCAAGGCCAGCAAGAATTAG
- a CDS encoding FkbM family methyltransferase, producing the protein MTSYLEAISDIEPRMLKPSAKDIVIDARSGRISGAGLREGIALTTLRLAMRVLMPLRQFGFSYVARTVRTLLPSRRPMIFSLAPGALMRVPYCDAYWSILLLPGYSYEHSTVVLLEAARDIDYGFVDGGANYGYWSILASGPEAGGKAAVAVEAAPDTFRVLEDNRVLNDSRFSVLNRAIGATSGQHVRIFGAKHEARTTVDPADGSRPILECDTISLDDIAALPQFAGLDKFIVKLDVEGVEIAAFSGAARLLAGDTVFVYEDHGSDLDHATTRHALDVLKLRVFWLGRGRRQEITSPTQLAAIKKSRRFGYDMVATNSPFWIERLERLVDGSPE; encoded by the coding sequence ATGACATCGTATTTGGAGGCGATCTCGGATATTGAACCGCGCATGCTGAAGCCTTCTGCAAAAGACATCGTCATCGACGCGCGAAGCGGGCGCATCAGCGGCGCCGGCCTGCGCGAGGGCATAGCGCTGACCACGCTGCGGCTGGCGATGCGGGTGCTCATGCCCCTGCGCCAGTTTGGCTTTTCCTACGTGGCGCGCACGGTGCGCACGCTGCTGCCCAGTCGCCGGCCGATGATTTTCAGCCTGGCGCCCGGGGCGCTGATGCGTGTTCCTTATTGCGATGCCTATTGGTCGATCCTGCTGCTGCCGGGGTACTCCTACGAGCACTCCACCGTCGTGCTCCTGGAGGCGGCGCGCGACATCGACTACGGCTTCGTCGACGGCGGTGCCAATTATGGCTACTGGTCGATCCTGGCGAGCGGTCCCGAGGCCGGCGGCAAGGCAGCGGTCGCGGTGGAGGCGGCGCCGGACACGTTCAGGGTGCTGGAAGACAACCGGGTCCTGAACGACAGCCGGTTCAGCGTGCTCAACAGGGCGATCGGCGCAACCAGCGGTCAGCATGTGCGCATTTTCGGCGCCAAGCACGAAGCGCGTACGACGGTCGATCCCGCCGACGGCTCCAGGCCGATCCTCGAATGCGACACGATCAGCCTCGACGATATCGCGGCGCTGCCGCAGTTCGCGGGGCTGGACAAGTTCATCGTCAAGCTCGACGTCGAGGGCGTGGAGATCGCGGCTTTTTCCGGCGCGGCGCGGCTGCTCGCCGGCGATACCGTCTTCGTCTACGAGGATCATGGGTCCGATCTCGATCACGCCACCACGCGCCATGCGCTGGACGTGCTGAAGCTGCGCGTCTTCTGGCTGGGCCGGGGCCGGCGCCAGGAAATCACTTCGCCGACGCAGCTTGCGGCGATCAAGAAATCGCGTCGCTTCGGCTACGACATGGTCGCCACCAACAGCCCGTTCTGGATCGAGCGGCTGGAACGACTGGTCGACGGGTCGCCGGAATAA
- a CDS encoding GntR family transcriptional regulator, with amino-acid sequence MTDADSNSAPERKRGSGVKMVYDLLRDEILDLVLPPGSPIDEVQLAERFKMSRTPIREALVRLSGEGLIDTLPNRSTMVSNIDFLNMHTYFDALVLMYRVTTRLAAEHHRAEDLETIRALQVEFAAAVEAQDALAMIATNAALHSAISEAGRNPYFTSLFNRLLDEGRRILRLYYQSYDDRLPQRFVDEHEDMIAVIAARDVEAADRLGKAHGEQIVHQIQKLFTRGERLDIAL; translated from the coding sequence ATGACCGATGCCGACTCCAATTCCGCCCCCGAGCGCAAGCGCGGCTCCGGCGTCAAAATGGTCTACGACCTTTTGCGCGACGAGATCCTCGATCTGGTGCTGCCGCCGGGAAGCCCGATCGACGAAGTGCAATTGGCCGAGCGTTTCAAGATGTCGCGTACGCCGATCCGCGAGGCGCTGGTGCGGCTGTCGGGAGAGGGGCTGATCGACACGCTGCCCAACCGCTCGACCATGGTGTCGAACATCGACTTCCTGAACATGCACACCTATTTCGACGCGCTGGTGCTGATGTACCGCGTCACCACGCGGCTGGCGGCCGAGCATCACCGGGCCGAAGACCTTGAGACGATCCGCGCGCTGCAGGTCGAATTCGCCGCCGCCGTTGAGGCGCAGGACGCGCTGGCGATGATCGCCACCAATGCGGCGCTGCATTCGGCGATTTCGGAGGCCGGGCGCAATCCTTACTTCACCAGCCTGTTCAACCGGCTGCTCGATGAGGGGCGGCGCATCCTCAGACTCTATTACCAGTCCTATGACGACCGCCTGCCGCAGCGTTTCGTCGACGAGCACGAGGACATGATCGCCGTCATCGCCGCCCGCGACGTCGAGGCAGCGGATCGTCTGGGCAAGGCGCATGGCGAGCAGATCGTGCATCAGATCCAGAAGCTTTTCACCCGTGGCGAGCGGCTGGACATAGCGCTCTGA
- a CDS encoding dihydrodipicolinate synthase family protein yields MKAKIFSGVIPALMTPCKADRSPDFDALVRKGKELIAQGMSAVVYCGSMGDWPLLTDAERMEGVERLVKAGVPVIVGTGAINSASAVAHAAHAQKVGAHGLMVIPRVLSRGPSLTAQKAHFKAILSAAPDLPAVIYNSPYYGFATRADLFFALRAEHKNLVGFKEFGGNADMRYAAENITSRDDGVSLMIGVDTAVFHGFVNCGATGAITGIGNVLPKEVIHLCNLSQAAAAGEVDARQRALELEQALAVLSSFDEGPDLVLYFKHMMVLKGDKEYTLHFNETDALTDSQRGYCEAQFKLFNSWYGEWSKLPGAVQKYKG; encoded by the coding sequence ATGAAGGCCAAGATTTTCTCCGGCGTAATCCCCGCGCTGATGACCCCGTGCAAGGCAGACCGCAGCCCCGATTTCGATGCGCTGGTGCGCAAGGGCAAGGAACTGATCGCGCAGGGCATGTCGGCGGTCGTCTATTGCGGCTCCATGGGCGACTGGCCGCTGCTGACCGACGCAGAGCGCATGGAGGGCGTGGAGCGCCTGGTGAAGGCCGGCGTGCCGGTCATCGTCGGCACCGGCGCCATCAACAGCGCCTCGGCGGTTGCCCATGCTGCGCATGCCCAGAAGGTCGGCGCCCACGGCCTGATGGTCATCCCGCGCGTGCTGTCGCGCGGTCCGTCGCTGACTGCCCAGAAGGCGCATTTCAAGGCGATCCTGTCGGCGGCCCCCGATCTGCCGGCTGTCATCTACAACAGCCCCTATTACGGTTTCGCCACCCGCGCCGACCTGTTCTTCGCGCTGCGCGCTGAACATAAGAACCTCGTCGGCTTCAAGGAATTCGGCGGTAATGCCGACATGCGTTATGCGGCCGAGAACATCACCAGCCGCGACGATGGCGTGTCGCTGATGATCGGCGTCGACACGGCCGTCTTCCACGGTTTCGTCAATTGCGGCGCGACGGGTGCCATCACCGGCATCGGCAATGTGCTGCCGAAGGAAGTGATCCATCTCTGCAACCTGTCACAGGCCGCCGCCGCCGGCGAGGTCGATGCGCGCCAGCGGGCGCTGGAACTGGAGCAGGCGCTGGCCGTGCTGTCGTCCTTCGACGAAGGCCCGGACCTCGTCCTCTACTTCAAGCACATGATGGTGCTGAAGGGTGACAAGGAATACACGCTCCACTTCAACGAGACCGACGCCCTGACCGACAGCCAGCGCGGCTATTGCGAGGCGCAGTTCAAGCTGTTCAACAGCTGGTATGGCGAATGGAGCAAGCTCCCCGGCGCTGTGCAGAAGTACAAGGGCTGA